One Megasphaera elsdenii DSM 20460 genomic window carries:
- a CDS encoding type II toxin-antitoxin system Phd/YefM family antitoxin, whose translation MKIMSQTKARKDFFKIAKEVNEDSVPVIATNKDSLDDVVILGKADYDSLMETLHVYGVPGMAEKLDRAEKEEGIPFTSLEDIPDV comes from the coding sequence ATGAAAATTATGAGCCAAACAAAAGCAAGAAAAGATTTCTTTAAAATTGCCAAGGAAGTCAATGAAGACAGTGTTCCCGTCATTGCTACGAATAAAGATTCTCTTGATGATGTAGTCATTTTAGGCAAGGCCGATTATGATTCTTTAATGGAAACATTACATGTATACGGTGTACCTGGCATGGCGGAAAAATTAGACCGTGCGGAAAAAGAAGAAGGAATCCCTTTTACTTCCTTAGAGGATATACCAGATGTATAA
- a CDS encoding Txe/YoeB family addiction module toxin → MYKIEYTREFQKDYMKLKQYPSMVRKLKKLINGLYENPFYHAEKLEPKWKNRYSLRINIQHRLVYNVNIDEQKIKLLSCWTHYE, encoded by the coding sequence ATGTATAAAATTGAGTATACACGAGAATTTCAAAAGGATTACATGAAGTTGAAACAATATCCGTCTATGGTTAGAAAATTAAAGAAACTCATTAATGGATTATATGAAAATCCTTTTTACCATGCTGAAAAATTAGAACCTAAATGGAAAAACAGGTATTCCTTGAGAATCAATATTCAACACCGATTAGTATATAATGTGAATATCGATGAACAAAAAATAAAACTGCTGTCATGTTGGACACATTATGAATGA